In Humulus lupulus chromosome 7, drHumLupu1.1, whole genome shotgun sequence, the following are encoded in one genomic region:
- the LOC133791310 gene encoding uncharacterized protein LOC133791310 produces the protein MLSIDKSYVGSSTKTSQYASSKTLLFWRASCLEGTCLEVKDLVWRASSGCLPTKTQLHLRHVDVDTICPLCQSDRETISHCLVACSRVWPCWVCLGLGLLAPDSETFGHWLMQNLVRLDQEQKAKVFMLLWAVWRRRNEWVWQNKRGSCYGVVLLADSTLQTWIKAQDCEIAPLPYFLSPEDGRELWSKPPLGSLKINVDAASFNEASKHSFAGIARDHDGTFVEAFSVCRAGIVSPELGEALGVREALSWIKRRRWVDVVIETDSILVVQALRSNISMDSYFGCVIDDCKVLWKDLNSVSIVFVKRSANGAAHALAKASSFVAERVLVKENISSNVLDVMLQDCC, from the coding sequence ATGCTATCCATAGATAAATCGTACGTGGGATCATCGACCAAAACATCGCAGTATGCATCATCAAAGACACTTCTTTTTTGGAGGGCTTCTTGTTTGGAGGGCACTTGTTTGGAGGTAAAGGATCTTGTTTGGAGGGCTTCTTCAGGCTGTTTACCTACAAAAACCCAGCTCCACTTGAGACATGTGGATGTGGATACAATTTGCCCCTTATGCCAATCGGACAGGGAAACCATTTCTCATTGTTTGGTTGCTTGTAGTCGGGTTTGGCCTTGCTGGGTATGTTTGGGGCTTGGATTATTGGCTCCAGATTCTGAGACGTTTGGACACTGGTTAATGCAGAATTTAGTTCGCCTAGATCAAGAACAAAAAGCAAAAGTTTTTATGTTGCTTTGGGCTGTTTGGAGGAGGCGGAACGAGTGGGTATGGCAGAATAAAAGAGGTTCGTGTTATGGGGTTGTGCTCCTAGCCGATTCTACATTGCAAACATGGATCAAGGCACAAGATTGTGAAATTGCTCCCCTGCCCTATTTCTTATCGCCTGAAGATGGTCGAGAATTGTGGAGCAAACCACCTTTGGGATCCCTAAAAATCAATGTTGATGCAGCAAGTTTCAATGAGGCTTCTAAGCATAGTTTCGCTGGTATTGCTAGGGACCACGATGGTACCTTTGTAGAGGCTTTTTCTGTGTGTCGAGCTGGAATCGTTTCTCCGGAGTTGGGTGAGGCGTTGGGGGTTCGCGAGGCTTTGAGTTGGATAAAGAGAAGGCGTTGGGTGGATGTTGTCATTGAAACCGACAGCATTCTGGTAGTTCAAGCATTGCGGAGCAACATTTCCATGGACTCATATTTTGGATGTGTTATAGATGATTGTAAAGTCCTGTGGAAGGACCTGAATTCTGTTTCAATTGTTTTTGTAAAACGTTCTGCTAATGGGGCAGCCCATGCTTTGGCAAAGGCTTCTTCTTTTGTGGCTGAACGGGTATTGGTTAAGGAGAATATCTCCTCTAATGTGTTGGATGTAATGTTACAAGATTGTTGCTAA